The DNA segment TCACCGTTCTTATCGGAAATCTTCTGCTTGGCGCATACACAGGCACGTTGTCATATATCGCTTCGAAAACAGGATTATCCACACACTTGTTAACACGATATTCATTTGGGCATCAAGGCTCTTATCTTCCTTCGTTTCTGCTTGGTATCACACAAATTGGCTGGTTTGGGGTTGGCGTTATGATGTTTGCGCTCCCCTTTCAAAAGGTTACTGGAGTTAATATTTGGCTTGTTATTATTGTGGCGGGCATCCTAATGACTGCGACCGCCTACTTAGGCATACGCGCATTAACAATCCTTAGCTTTGTGGCTGTACCTGCCATTGCTGTTCTTGGAACCATATCAAGTACTCGAGCTGTAAGCTCAATGGGTGGGTTTGAAGAATTAATGGCCTACCAGCCACTGGAAACAATTGGGATTGCTGCTGCCATTTCGATTTGTCTCGGCTCCTTTATTAGTGGCGGAACACTGACACCAGACTTTGCACGATTTGCTAAAACTAAAAAGATCGCCGTGTCGACCACACTGCTTGCCTTCTTCCTTGGAAACTCCTTAATGTTTTTATTTGGAGCGATAGGAGCCATTTCAACAGGACAAGCAGATATTTCAGAAGTGATGTTCACGCAGGGACTTATCATACCCGCACTCATCATCTTAGGTCTTAACATTTGGACCACTAACGATAATGCGTTATATGCATCAGGACTTGGCTTTGCAAATATTACAAAGCTACCTAAAAAGATACTTGTGATTTTTAACGGCATGCTCGGTACATTACTAGCTATGTGGTTGTACAACAACTTCATGAGCTGGCTAAACTTTTTAAATTTAACCTTACCTCCAATTGGAGCCATCCTCATCGTTGACTATCTTATTCGGAGCAAAGGTCAGAATGGAAAGCTTGAGGAGAGCTCTGTCCCTGTTCGTTATCAGGCCATTGTTGCTTGGTTCATTGGGTTACTATGCGCCTTATTCATACCAGGCATCCCGCCGCTCAACTCGCTACTCGGGGCCGGTATTAGTTATGTAGTTATTAGCAAGCTAACAGAGAAGAAATAAACCAAACAGAGAGAGGGACCAGAGATGATTATTAAAAATGCAACCTTACGAGATCGCGAAGGTAAATGGGATCTACTTATAAGTGACAAGGCAATCGAAAAAATCGATCGTCGTATTGAGGTGGAAGGAGAGGATGTACTAGATGCAGGTGGAAATATGGTCCTTCCGCCATTTATTGAGCCTCATATCCATCTAGA comes from the Alkalihalobacillus sp. FSL W8-0930 genome and includes:
- the codB gene encoding cytosine permease, with amino-acid sequence MGKDYVDHDFALEAVAASHRRGFWKMAMLMVGFTFFSASMLAGGTLGQGLTFSQFIITVLIGNLLLGAYTGTLSYIASKTGLSTHLLTRYSFGHQGSYLPSFLLGITQIGWFGVGVMMFALPFQKVTGVNIWLVIIVAGILMTATAYLGIRALTILSFVAVPAIAVLGTISSTRAVSSMGGFEELMAYQPLETIGIAAAISICLGSFISGGTLTPDFARFAKTKKIAVSTTLLAFFLGNSLMFLFGAIGAISTGQADISEVMFTQGLIIPALIILGLNIWTTNDNALYASGLGFANITKLPKKILVIFNGMLGTLLAMWLYNNFMSWLNFLNLTLPPIGAILIVDYLIRSKGQNGKLEESSVPVRYQAIVAWFIGLLCALFIPGIPPLNSLLGAGISYVVISKLTEKK